The window AATCGCTCTTTCAGATTCCGTATCAAGCGCTGATGTTGCTTCATCCAAGATCAGGATCGGTGCATCGCGCAGTAATGCTCTCGCAATTGCGATACGTTGGCGCTGCCCTCCAGATAACATCACCCCATTTTCGCCAATAACCGTATCTAATCCCTTATCAAGTTTTGAGATAAAGTCCATCGCATAAGCCATCTCTGCTGCTTTTTCAATTTGTTCGCGGCTAAAACGCCCATCGGTAGCATAAGCGATGTTGTTCGCAATAGTGTCATTGAATAAATAAACGTGTTGCGATACTAAAGCAACTTGGCTACGAAGTGACTCCAGCGTGTATTCTTTGATATCGTGGCCATCAATATAAATACTGCCTTTATCAATATCATAAAAACGCGTAATCAAATTGGCGATGGTAGATTTACCAGAACCTGAACGCCCGACTAAAGCAACAGATTTACCTGCGGGTAAAGTGAAAGAAATATCCTCTAATGCTGGATGCTCTTTCGTCGCATAGGTAAAGGTCACATTTTTAAACTCAATATCCCCCTTCACATTCGAGAGTACTTTAGTTCCTTCATCTTTTTCTTGTTCACTGTCTAAAATCGCAAACAGCGTTTGGCATGCAGCCATACCACGTTGAAATTGAGAGTTAACATTAGTTAAAGATTTCAAAGGGCGCATTAATGCAAACATTGATGAAAAGACAACCGCAATAGTTCCCGACGTTAATTGCTCACGAATCTCAGGGAAGCTTGCTGCATATAAAACAAATGCCAGTGCAAAAGAGGCAATTAACTGGATGATAGGATCTGAAATCGCCGATGCGGTAACCATTTTCATCGACTGGCTACGCATATTATTACTGACTTTATTAAAGCGCTCAGTTTCAACTTTCTGTCCACCAAAAATTAAAACTTCTTTATGCCCTTTTAGCATTTGTTCAGCACTGGCCGTCACATGCCCCATGCCTGTTTGCATATTTTTGCTGATCTTACGAAACCGCTTTGAAACGATACGGATCGTAATCGAGACAATAGGTGCGATAACAATCAGAATGAGGGACAGTTGCCAGCTATAATAGAACATCATCGCAAATAAACCGATGATGTATGCGCTTTCGCGAATAATGGTGATTAATGCACCGGAAGATGATGCTGCAACCTGTTCAGAGTCATAGGTAATACGGGACAGTAGCGTGCCAGTTGATTGTTGATCAAAAAAGCTGACTGGCATCCCCATCATATGGCGGAATAACCTACGGCGCATACTCATGACGACTTGCCCAGAAACCCAAGAAACACAATAGGTCGAAACAAAACTGGACAATCCGCGGATAACAATTAGACCTAACACCGCAATAGGGAGCCATTTTAAAACGTCATTATCTGCTTTATCAAACCCTTCATCGAGTAAAGGTTTTAATAAAGAAATCATAAACGCATCCCCTGCTGCGTTGATGATCAAGGCAATAGCTGCAACAACCAAACCCGCTTTAAACGGCGAAATAGTAGGCCATAACCGGCGAAACGTTTGTCGTGTCGAAAGGTCTTTATCAATCATATTATTATTACCAAACTTAATGTAAGCGCACTATTCTACTCGGGAAATGTCAGATCACCAAACCAGAGATGATACCAGCGCGGATGTATTTCCTGTCTATACCGAGCTATTTGTAATTTTTCTTTTTTAAACCAAGCGGTTATCTGTCCAGATTCCGCCGTGTTAATCCATTTAATATTACTGTGTTTGTACCGTAAATACACTTTATGCGATGGTATTTTCCAAGGGCTGTATCTTGCAGAAGAGACTAATACCACCTTTGGTGAAACGGTTCTAATGAATAATGAGGTTGATGAAGTATTGCTACCATGGTGTGGTGCAAACAGAATATCTGAATCTAATTGATGCTTATAAAGTGCGGTGATCGCTTTTTCTCCCTGATTTTCTATATCACCTGTCAGTAAAACTTTATGCTTTCCATCACTCAACATAATGACACAAGAATCATTATTGTGTGACTTTTTAGATAACTGTTCCGGCCACAGTACTTCAAAATTCAGCTTGCCCCATTGCCAGCGCTGCCCTTTATAACAAGGAAGGTGCTTTTTACCGCCAAAACTGCTGCGTATATTTAACCAAGGGTATTGCCTAGTTAGGAAATTAACACCACCAGTATGATCGAGATGGTTATGACTCAAAATAATCCCCATAGGAATAATTTTTTTGCGTTTGAGGTAAGGGATTATCTGCCGTTGTGCATTATTTCCATCAGCCCAACGGTTTCCTGTATCATAGAGATACGCCACCCCATTTTGTTGTATAATGACGGCAAGCCCATGGCCTATATCAAGGGTAGTTAAGCTCCATTGTGGCTCCTCTTTATCAGCGTTGTTCTCTGTCCCTATACATATCGCAATAATACAACCTAATAATCCAATATAAGATTTATACCAACCAAATGTGATAAATCCGCCGATTAGCCAACAAAATAAAAAGAGCCATACTGATATTGATGGTAGCTCAAACCAAAAATGACTTAACCCCTTTAATGGCTTTATGCCTAGCGATATGATCCTATCGATAAGCTGTAAAATAAACTGATGGATATCAGGTACTGGAAACGGCAACAATAGAAATGATAACAAAATGAAAGGAACAACTAACCATGACACAATTGGCACTAACCATAAATTAGCCCAAAAATTCATTAAGTTAAAACCTTGAAATAGCATGATTTGTATTGGCGCTAATAAGATTAATAACCCGACTTGTAGATGAATAAAGGGAATAATCCATCGCATCATTTTAGGGTAATGAGAATATGACGCCAAAGGGAATAATTGGAACCAATATAAAATGGCTAACACCGCAAAACTGGACAGCCAAAAACTATCAGACAATATTGCTAAAGGGTCCGCCGCAATAATTAGCCCGATACTCCAGATTGCCCATTGCCATGAGAAATAACGGCTATTTTGCTGTGTAATATATATCCATAACCCTAATGCAATTAGGGCTCTTACCGCAGGAATCGCGAAGCCTGAAATCCATCCATAAAGCCCAGCAAAAATAAAACCGATGACAATCGGTATGTTAGGATTAATGAAGTAACGGGGAAGTCGGTAAAGTAAAAGCCGCGCAATCCAATAGCCTAAAAGATAAGATAAACCAATATGTAAACCAGATATCGCAATCAGATGACTCACACCCGTATTTTGCAACAGCGTGGATAACTCTGTTGTTAATAACCCGCGTTCTCCAAACATTAATGCATAAGTGATACCTGCATTTTCTAATATGGATATATTCTTCTTGTACGACTCGATGATGTTATGTCTAGGTGAGCACTGGGAATTAATCACTGTAGATTGTGAGCTTTTTAATTTCCCTATAATACGTTGAGATAAGCGATAACGTTGTTGGTCGAATCCTCCTTCATTCAAAGAGGCATGTAATGGGTTTAAACGCGCATTAATCCGCCAAGACTGCCCTTCACAAAGTTTATTATTCGTTTTACCTTTCGCTTGCCATACCGCATAAAGTGGAGGAAAAACAAATTTTCCCTCTATTTTATCTATTCTGACCTTGATTTTCCCTTTCTCTTGATTGAATAAAGGAGAACTGATAATCGTAATATCTAAAGGTTGATACCGTTGAGATAAGAGATTTATTTTTTCGATAACCTCATTTGCATGCCAACATGCCCATATAAAAGAGATGATGATTAAAATAAAAAACTTTAAATTGCGTTGGGCTTTAATAAAAGCGAAGAAAAGCAATAAAATTATTAATAAATAATTTATTTGGGGAATATCATGAATAAATAAAATAGGTAGTGCGCCTATGAAAATGGCTATTGCTGCTAAAGTATAGGAAAGTTTTCCCCCTCGAAAAAGCGCCAACCAACTTTCAAGCATAGTATCGCCTCTCAGTACGCCACGTGAATAATTAGCATACTTAGGCCAATAATATTAATAAACGTATCATAATCAATGATACGAGCAGCTTCCCAGTTATGAATGCAAATCAGAAAAATGTGTTCTTTTTTAAGTGCGCCTTCGCAAATTGCGAATAATTTTCTTATTTAAGAAGCAAACCTCTCTACTTACCATTTATTTATTTGTTTAGTTAGTTAGTTAGTTAGTTAGTTAGTTAAATAATAAAAAACGGCGCTACATAATGTAAACGCCGTTTTGAACTAATAATTAAGATTTATAGTCAATTACTGACCATAAATATTTACACGGTCACGTAATTCCTTACCGGGTTTAAAGTGAGGAACGTATTTACCTTCCAACTCCACTTTGTCTCCAGTTTTTGGGTTACGCCCAACACGCGGAGCACGGTAGTGAAGAGAAAAACTGCCGAATCCGCGGACTTCTATACGTTCACCACCAGCCAGGGTATCTGCCATATGCTCGAGAATTTCTTTAACAGCTTCCTCGACCGTTTTTGCTGACAAATGAGATTGCTGGCTAGCCAGTCTTTCGATTAACTCAGACTTGGTCATAGTACCTCCCTAAACTACCGTTACGAAGGGGCAACTTTCGTGCCCCCACCTTAATTATTCGCCTTTAGCTGCTTTGAAAGCTTCAGCCATTGCGTTGTTACCAAAGCTAGTATCTTCTTGCTTGTTCACAGTAGCGATAGCGTCTTTTTCATCAGCTTCGTCTTTTGCACGAACAGACAGATTGATTACACGGTTTTTACGGTCAACACCCGTGTATTTAGCTTCAACATCATCACCTACTTTCAGAACCTGTGTTGCATCTTCAACACGGTCACGTGAAGCTTCAGAAGCACGTAGGTAACCTTCAACGCCCAGAGTCAGCTCAACAGTTGCACCTTTAGCGTCAACTGCGATAACTTTACCAGTTACGATTGCGCCTTTCTTAGTTGCTGCTAAGTAGTTGTTGAATGGATCTTCAGCTAACTGCTTAACACCTAGAGAAATACGCTCACGCTCTGCATCGACTTGCAGAACAACAGCTGCGATTTCGTCACCTTTTTTGTATTCACGAACTGCTTCTTCGCCTGCAACGTTCCAGGAGATGTCAGACAGGTGAACCAGGCCATCGATACCGCCTTCCAGTCCGATGAAGATACCAAAGTCAGTGATTGACTTGATTTTACCTTCAACGCGGTCGCCTTTGTTGTGAGTTTCTGCAAATTGCTGCCATGGGTTAGATTTGCATTGTTTCAGGCCCAGGGAGATACGACGACGTTCTTCATCGATATCCAGAACCATAACTTCAACAACATCACCAACATTCACAACTTTAGATGGGTGGATGTTTTTGTTAGTCCAATCCATTTCTGAAACGTGAACCAGACCTTCAACGCCTTCTTCGATTTCTACGAAGCAACCATAGTCAGTCAGGTTAGTAACGCGACCAGTCAGTTTAGTACCTTCTGGGTAACGTTTAGCGATTGCGACCCAAGGATCTTCGCCCAGTTGTTTCAGACCCAGAGAAACACGAGTGCGCTCACGGTCGAATTTCAGAACTTTAACTGTGATTTCATCACCAACATTGACGATTTCGCTTGGGTGTTTAACACGTTTCCAAGCCATATCAGTGATGTGCAGCAGGCCATCAACACCGCCGAGGTCAACGAATGCACC of the Providencia stuartii genome contains:
- the msbA gene encoding lipid A ABC transporter ATP-binding protein/permease MsbA; its protein translation is MIDKDLSTRQTFRRLWPTISPFKAGLVVAAIALIINAAGDAFMISLLKPLLDEGFDKADNDVLKWLPIAVLGLIVIRGLSSFVSTYCVSWVSGQVVMSMRRRLFRHMMGMPVSFFDQQSTGTLLSRITYDSEQVAASSSGALITIIRESAYIIGLFAMMFYYSWQLSLILIVIAPIVSITIRIVSKRFRKISKNMQTGMGHVTASAEQMLKGHKEVLIFGGQKVETERFNKVSNNMRSQSMKMVTASAISDPIIQLIASFALAFVLYAASFPEIREQLTSGTIAVVFSSMFALMRPLKSLTNVNSQFQRGMAACQTLFAILDSEQEKDEGTKVLSNVKGDIEFKNVTFTYATKEHPALEDISFTLPAGKSVALVGRSGSGKSTIANLITRFYDIDKGSIYIDGHDIKEYTLESLRSQVALVSQHVYLFNDTIANNIAYATDGRFSREQIEKAAEMAYAMDFISKLDKGLDTVIGENGVMLSGGQRQRIAIARALLRDAPILILDEATSALDTESERAIQAALDELQKNRTSLVIAHRLSTIENADEIVVVQDGRIIERGNHKELLAKNGAYAQLHKIQFSQ
- a CDS encoding DNA internalization-related competence protein ComEC/Rec2; protein product: MLESWLALFRGGKLSYTLAAIAIFIGALPILFIHDIPQINYLLIILLLFFAFIKAQRNLKFFILIIISFIWACWHANEVIEKINLLSQRYQPLDITIISSPLFNQEKGKIKVRIDKIEGKFVFPPLYAVWQAKGKTNNKLCEGQSWRINARLNPLHASLNEGGFDQQRYRLSQRIIGKLKSSQSTVINSQCSPRHNIIESYKKNISILENAGITYALMFGERGLLTTELSTLLQNTGVSHLIAISGLHIGLSYLLGYWIARLLLYRLPRYFINPNIPIVIGFIFAGLYGWISGFAIPAVRALIALGLWIYITQQNSRYFSWQWAIWSIGLIIAADPLAILSDSFWLSSFAVLAILYWFQLFPLASYSHYPKMMRWIIPFIHLQVGLLILLAPIQIMLFQGFNLMNFWANLWLVPIVSWLVVPFILLSFLLLPFPVPDIHQFILQLIDRIISLGIKPLKGLSHFWFELPSISVWLFLFCWLIGGFITFGWYKSYIGLLGCIIAICIGTENNADKEEPQWSLTTLDIGHGLAVIIQQNGVAYLYDTGNRWADGNNAQRQIIPYLKRKKIIPMGIILSHNHLDHTGGVNFLTRQYPWLNIRSSFGGKKHLPCYKGQRWQWGKLNFEVLWPEQLSKKSHNNDSCVIMLSDGKHKVLLTGDIENQGEKAITALYKHQLDSDILFAPHHGSNTSSTSLFIRTVSPKVVLVSSARYSPWKIPSHKVYLRYKHSNIKWINTAESGQITAWFKKEKLQIARYRQEIHPRWYHLWFGDLTFPE
- the ihfB gene encoding integration host factor subunit beta; translated protein: MTKSELIERLASQQSHLSAKTVEEAVKEILEHMADTLAGGERIEVRGFGSFSLHYRAPRVGRNPKTGDKVELEGKYVPHFKPGKELRDRVNIYGQ
- the rpsA gene encoding 30S ribosomal protein S1, which produces MTESFAQLFEESLQNIETRPGSIVRGTVVAIDKDVVLVDAGLKSESAIPVEQFKNAQGELEIQVGDEIDVALDAVEDGFGETILSREKAKRHEAWLMLEKAYEEAETVTGVINGKVKGGFTVELNGIRAFLPGSLVDVRPVRDTTHLEGKELEFKVIKLDQKRNNVVVSRRAVIEFESSAERDQLLENLQEGMEVKGIVKNLTDYGAFVDLGGVDGLLHITDMAWKRVKHPSEIVNVGDEITVKVLKFDRERTRVSLGLKQLGEDPWVAIAKRYPEGTKLTGRVTNLTDYGCFVEIEEGVEGLVHVSEMDWTNKNIHPSKVVNVGDVVEVMVLDIDEERRRISLGLKQCKSNPWQQFAETHNKGDRVEGKIKSITDFGIFIGLEGGIDGLVHLSDISWNVAGEEAVREYKKGDEIAAVVLQVDAERERISLGVKQLAEDPFNNYLAATKKGAIVTGKVIAVDAKGATVELTLGVEGYLRASEASRDRVEDATQVLKVGDDVEAKYTGVDRKNRVINLSVRAKDEADEKDAIATVNKQEDTSFGNNAMAEAFKAAKGE